In Polaribacter sp. Hel_I_88, the following proteins share a genomic window:
- the mutL gene encoding DNA mismatch repair endonuclease MutL, giving the protein MSDIIQLLPDHVANQIAAGEVVQRPASVVKELLENAIDAGATSIKLLLKDAGKTLIQVIDDGKGMSATDARMCFERHATSKIKKAEDLFNLCTKGFRGEALASIAAIAHVELKTKQENEELGTCLKIEGSKVISQDFISTSPGASIAVKNLFYNIPARRNFLKSDTVETRHIIDEFQRVALAHPAISFLMHHNNNEVYHLKEGNLRQRIVAVFGAKMNEKLVPINEQTDILTIQGFVAKPEFSKRKRGEQFFFVNDRFIKSSYLNHAVANAFDGLLEHGSHPSYFLYLEVPASSIDINIHPTKTEIKFDNEKALYAMLRATVKHSLGQYNVAPVLDFNRDANLDTSYHQTKNIVKGSTPKITVDPDFNPFKEAKQKEITFPYKREQNTQSWESLYTSVAITDEEKQEELFNHQQEIKTQKTFQIQRKYVLSLIKSGVVLINQSLAHQRILYEEFLESITVKEANSQQLLFPVKISFSSQEIEMIYTIKTELENAGFSFDEFTKDSVTIKGIPVSVTESKITIILEELLNDINLEVPDSSFSHFDVMAKSFAKTLSIKTGTQLSEKEQESLVNNLFSCKEPTISPFGKSTFKTLTLNEIDTIFNR; this is encoded by the coding sequence ATGTCAGATATTATTCAACTTTTACCAGACCATGTAGCCAACCAAATTGCTGCTGGAGAAGTCGTGCAAAGACCAGCTTCTGTGGTAAAGGAATTGTTAGAAAACGCTATTGATGCTGGTGCCACAAGTATAAAACTGCTTTTAAAAGACGCAGGTAAAACTTTAATTCAAGTTATTGATGATGGCAAAGGAATGAGTGCCACAGATGCTAGAATGTGTTTTGAAAGGCATGCAACTTCAAAAATTAAAAAAGCAGAAGATTTATTTAATTTATGCACCAAAGGTTTTCGAGGCGAAGCTTTAGCATCGATTGCAGCAATTGCGCATGTTGAATTAAAAACCAAACAAGAAAACGAAGAATTAGGAACTTGCCTAAAAATTGAAGGTAGTAAAGTAATTTCGCAAGATTTTATTTCTACTTCTCCAGGTGCAAGTATTGCTGTAAAAAACTTATTTTACAACATTCCTGCTCGTAGAAATTTCCTAAAGTCAGACACTGTAGAAACCAGACATATTATAGACGAATTTCAAAGAGTTGCTTTGGCACATCCTGCAATTTCGTTTTTAATGCACCACAATAACAACGAAGTTTATCATTTAAAAGAAGGCAATTTAAGACAGCGAATTGTAGCTGTTTTCGGCGCTAAAATGAATGAAAAACTAGTTCCCATAAACGAACAAACTGATATTTTAACCATTCAAGGTTTTGTGGCAAAACCAGAGTTTTCAAAGAGAAAAAGAGGTGAACAATTCTTTTTTGTGAATGATAGATTTATAAAAAGTTCGTATTTAAATCATGCAGTTGCCAATGCTTTTGATGGTTTGCTGGAACATGGTTCACATCCCTCCTATTTTTTGTATTTAGAGGTGCCTGCAAGTTCAATCGATATCAATATTCATCCTACAAAAACAGAAATTAAGTTTGATAATGAAAAGGCCTTATATGCCATGCTAAGAGCGACTGTAAAACACAGTTTAGGGCAATACAATGTTGCTCCTGTTTTAGATTTTAACAGAGATGCTAATTTAGATACTTCTTATCATCAAACTAAAAATATTGTAAAGGGTTCCACACCAAAAATTACAGTGGATCCGGATTTTAATCCTTTTAAAGAAGCTAAACAAAAAGAAATTACATTTCCATACAAAAGAGAACAAAACACGCAAAGTTGGGAATCATTATATACTTCTGTTGCTATTACTGATGAAGAAAAGCAAGAGGAGTTATTTAATCATCAGCAGGAAATAAAAACACAAAAAACGTTTCAAATTCAGCGTAAATATGTGTTGAGTTTGATAAAATCTGGTGTGGTTTTAATCAACCAATCTTTGGCTCATCAACGTATTTTGTATGAAGAATTTTTAGAAAGCATTACTGTAAAAGAAGCGAATAGTCAGCAATTATTATTTCCTGTAAAAATATCTTTTTCATCACAAGAAATAGAAATGATTTACACCATTAAAACCGAATTAGAGAATGCTGGTTTTTCTTTTGATGAATTTACAAAAGACAGTGTTACCATCAAAGGAATTCCTGTTTCTGTTACCGAAAGTAAAATCACTATTATTTTAGAAGAGTTACTAAATGATATAAATTTAGAAGTACCAGACAGCAGTTTTAGTCATTTTGATGTGATGGCTAAATCTTTTGCAAAAACATTATCTATAAAAACAGGAACGCAACTTTCTGAAAAAGAGCAAGAAAGCTTGGTAAATAATTTGTTTTCTTGTAAAGAACCTACTATTTCTCCTTTTGGAAAATCAACATTTAAAACGTTGACGTTAAACGAAATAGACACTATTTTTAATCGCTAA
- a CDS encoding bifunctional oligoribonuclease/PAP phosphatase NrnA, protein MILKGFEDLKRFLEKPKNIVIIGHRNPDGDAVGSTLALKHYLDKKGHSATVVMPNEYPDFLHWLPGSETVYRFDWQNKQSQKAISNSDIIFLLDFNTLHRVGYDMQNTLEKYPNDFAMIDHHQQPDDVTYMYSDTEICSTCQMVYQFIEMNNDVDLIDAAIATCLYTGIMTDTGSFRFRSTTSKTHRIIADLIDKGAENDRIHNNVYDANSYNRLLLLGKALSNLQILPAYKTAYITLTDEEKKRFDFQKGDTEGVVNYALSLKGIVFAAIFIEDSEQNLVKISFRSKGKFSVNQFARNHFEGGGHDNAAGGKSNMSMTETVTKFSGLLEQYQSALENSYEI, encoded by the coding sequence ATGATTTTAAAAGGATTTGAAGATTTAAAAAGGTTTTTAGAAAAACCTAAAAATATTGTAATCATTGGGCATAGAAACCCAGATGGAGATGCTGTAGGGTCTACTTTAGCCTTAAAACATTATTTGGATAAAAAAGGGCATTCAGCAACTGTTGTAATGCCAAATGAATATCCAGATTTTTTACATTGGCTGCCAGGTTCTGAAACAGTTTACAGATTTGACTGGCAAAACAAACAGTCGCAAAAAGCGATTAGCAATTCAGACATTATCTTTCTTTTAGACTTTAATACGTTGCATAGAGTAGGGTATGACATGCAAAATACGTTGGAGAAATATCCAAATGATTTTGCAATGATCGATCATCATCAACAACCAGATGATGTAACCTATATGTATTCTGATACCGAAATTTGTTCTACTTGCCAAATGGTGTATCAATTTATAGAAATGAATAATGATGTAGATTTAATTGATGCTGCTATTGCAACTTGCTTGTATACAGGTATTATGACAGATACTGGTTCTTTCAGATTTAGATCTACCACAAGTAAAACGCACAGAATTATTGCTGACTTAATTGATAAAGGAGCAGAAAACGATCGTATACATAATAATGTATATGATGCAAATTCTTATAATAGATTGTTATTGTTAGGAAAAGCACTGAGTAACTTGCAAATTTTACCAGCCTATAAAACAGCATACATCACTTTAACAGACGAAGAAAAAAAACGTTTTGATTTTCAAAAAGGAGATACAGAAGGTGTTGTAAATTATGCACTTTCTTTAAAAGGAATTGTTTTTGCTGCTATTTTTATTGAAGATAGTGAGCAAAATCTTGTTAAAATATCTTTTAGATCTAAAGGAAAATTTTCGGTAAATCAGTTTGCAAGAAATCATTTTGAAGGTGGAGGACATGATAACGCTGCTGGTGGAAAATCGAATATGTCAATGACAGAAACTGTCACTAAATTTTCAGGATTATTAGAGCAATATCAATCAGCATTAGAAAATTCTTATGAAATATAG
- the ribH gene encoding 6,7-dimethyl-8-ribityllumazine synthase, with amino-acid sequence MATTDLSYYDKATIPNAKFFRFGIVVSEWNPEITQNLKKGAIETLLDCGATKENIISWDVPGSFELVYGCKKMIQSQKLDAIIAIGNVIQGETKHFDFVCEGVTQGIIDLNVKFDVPVIFCVLTDNTKQQSLDRSGGSLGNKGIECAVAAVKMAAIKNLDRSSGSVGF; translated from the coding sequence ATGGCAACAACAGATTTATCTTATTACGATAAAGCAACAATCCCAAATGCGAAGTTTTTTCGATTTGGGATTGTTGTTTCAGAATGGAATCCTGAAATTACACAAAACCTAAAAAAAGGCGCAATTGAGACTTTGTTAGATTGTGGAGCAACCAAAGAAAACATTATTTCTTGGGATGTTCCTGGAAGTTTTGAATTGGTTTACGGTTGTAAAAAAATGATTCAATCTCAAAAACTAGATGCAATTATTGCGATTGGCAATGTAATTCAAGGGGAAACAAAACATTTCGATTTTGTTTGTGAAGGTGTTACACAAGGCATCATCGATTTAAATGTTAAGTTTGATGTTCCCGTAATTTTCTGTGTTTTAACAGACAATACAAAACAGCAATCTTTAGACAGATCTGGAGGAAGTTTAGGTAACAAAGGCATTGAATGTGCTGTTGCAGCCGTTAAAATGGCAGCTATTAAAAACTTAGATAGATCTTCTGGAAGTGTTGGTTTTTAA
- a CDS encoding DUF721 domain-containing protein: MAKRENDSFSIEDLMKNFIKENNLSKGMQKIKVEETWFKMMGPGVATHTTSVRLNNKTLIIQLKSSVLREELSYGKEKIIKMMNEELGEEVIGKLMLV; encoded by the coding sequence ATGGCAAAAAGAGAAAACGATTCTTTTTCGATAGAAGATTTAATGAAAAACTTTATCAAGGAAAATAACTTGAGTAAAGGGATGCAAAAAATTAAGGTAGAAGAAACTTGGTTTAAAATGATGGGACCAGGAGTAGCAACACACACAACTTCTGTTAGGTTGAATAATAAAACGCTAATTATTCAGTTAAAATCTTCTGTTTTAAGAGAAGAGTTAAGTTATGGAAAAGAAAAAATTATAAAAATGATGAACGAAGAATTAGGAGAAGAAGTTATTGGTAAACTGATGCTGGTGTAA
- a CDS encoding FKBP-type peptidyl-prolyl cis-trans isomerase, whose protein sequence is MRVLKSLAIVAVLTMMVSCGNQKPDAKSLETEIDSASYALGMDMAVKVKANFEKANTDLFLQGYRNGMDSTNMLIAQEDLNAFLASFFQKQQAEKMKEQQEKAAKDAEVKFGDNKKAGEDFLAENKVKENVMTTDSGLQYMVLEEGTGEKPVATSKIKLHYHGTTINGEVFDSSVDRNEPYEASPNQFIPGFTEGLLLMNEGAKYRFFIPQEIAYGAQQRGALILPFSTLIFDVEILDILEQ, encoded by the coding sequence ATGAGAGTATTAAAAAGTTTAGCAATTGTAGCAGTTTTAACAATGATGGTTTCTTGTGGAAATCAAAAACCAGACGCAAAGTCTTTAGAAACTGAAATAGATTCTGCAAGTTATGCTTTAGGGATGGATATGGCTGTTAAAGTAAAAGCTAATTTTGAAAAAGCAAATACCGATTTATTTTTACAAGGGTATAGAAATGGAATGGATTCAACAAATATGTTGATTGCTCAAGAAGACTTAAATGCTTTTTTGGCTTCATTTTTTCAAAAGCAACAAGCTGAAAAAATGAAAGAACAACAAGAAAAAGCAGCCAAAGATGCAGAAGTAAAGTTTGGTGATAATAAAAAAGCTGGTGAAGATTTTTTAGCTGAAAATAAAGTGAAAGAAAATGTAATGACTACAGATAGTGGATTACAATATATGGTTTTAGAAGAAGGTACAGGAGAAAAGCCAGTAGCTACTTCTAAAATTAAATTACATTATCATGGAACTACCATAAATGGAGAAGTTTTTGATAGCTCTGTAGATAGAAATGAGCCTTATGAAGCAAGTCCAAATCAATTTATTCCTGGTTTTACAGAAGGTTTATTATTGATGAATGAAGGTGCTAAATACAGATTTTTTATTCCTCAAGAAATTGCTTACGGAGCTCAACAAAGAGGTGCTTTAATCTTACCTTTTTCTACCTTAATTTTTGATGTAGAGATTTTAGATATTTTAGAACAATAA
- a CDS encoding nucleoside-diphosphate kinase: MATNRTFTMLKPDAVENGHTGAILEKMNAAGFRIVALKKTQMTKADAETFYAVHNERPFFGELVEFMTRGPIVAAILEKENAVEDFRTLIGATNPADAAEGTIRKLYATSMGENAVHGSDSDENAEIEGNFHFSGREQF; encoded by the coding sequence ATGGCAACAAATAGAACATTTACAATGCTAAAACCAGATGCTGTAGAAAACGGACATACTGGAGCAATCTTAGAAAAAATGAATGCTGCAGGGTTTAGAATTGTAGCGTTAAAGAAAACTCAAATGACCAAAGCAGATGCAGAAACTTTTTATGCAGTGCATAATGAGCGTCCGTTTTTTGGTGAGTTAGTAGAGTTTATGACAAGAGGACCAATTGTAGCTGCAATTTTAGAAAAAGAAAATGCAGTAGAAGATTTTAGAACCTTAATTGGTGCTACAAATCCTGCTGATGCTGCAGAAGGTACTATCAGAAAATTATACGCAACTTCTATGGGAGAAAATGCTGTACATGGTTCTGATTCTGACGAAAATGCAGAAATTGAAGGAAACTTTCATTTTTCTGGAAGAGAGCAGTTTTAA
- a CDS encoding Ig-like domain-containing protein, producing MKHFLILFFSSLLFFNCDKTPEAQQKIINTDIKNFWKAYDHILAVNDSTLQLKYLEEYFLDKATEGQQGMIRARNYAPKEYLNAIKSYPRFWNSIRKNTLNTAQFDVQIRAGIENLKELYPDLKPATIYYTMGVFRSPGTGFNDLALIGSEFALGDKYTVTEEFPENLNYVKNYYTINPPAFLDFLNIHEYVHTQQNPALDNTLSQSLYEGIADFIATNVTNKKPPFKYHNFGLKNEAKLKTAFENELFNIRKMGDWMWNENNQFKTRDLIYFIGARIAEANFNKASDKNAAIKEMIELDYNNDTEIEEYVNSSGYFSKTLKDLEQQFEESRPTVTAINQFENGSQNVPAALTEITLSFSEKMDSNIKSTGFGTLGKNGFPEVSSIDFAEDGLSITYKVSLKPNKRYQILLENGYRTENEIPLQPFLIDFKTGK from the coding sequence ATGAAACATTTCCTTATACTTTTCTTCTCATCGCTTTTATTTTTTAATTGTGATAAAACACCTGAAGCTCAGCAAAAAATTATCAATACAGATATTAAAAATTTCTGGAAAGCTTACGACCATATTTTGGCTGTAAATGATAGCACTTTGCAACTTAAATATTTAGAAGAATACTTTTTAGACAAAGCTACAGAAGGCCAACAAGGAATGATAAGAGCCAGAAACTATGCCCCTAAAGAATACTTGAACGCCATTAAAAGCTATCCTAGATTTTGGAATTCTATAAGAAAAAACACTTTAAATACAGCACAATTTGATGTGCAAATAAGAGCTGGAATTGAAAATTTGAAAGAATTATATCCTGATTTAAAACCTGCAACCATTTATTATACGATGGGTGTTTTTAGATCTCCAGGAACTGGTTTTAACGACTTGGCTTTAATTGGTTCTGAGTTTGCTTTGGGTGATAAATATACTGTTACAGAGGAGTTTCCTGAAAACCTGAACTATGTTAAGAATTATTATACTATAAATCCGCCAGCATTTCTAGATTTTTTGAATATTCACGAATATGTGCACACACAACAAAACCCAGCTTTAGACAATACCTTATCGCAAAGTTTATATGAGGGAATTGCAGATTTTATTGCCACAAACGTAACCAACAAAAAACCTCCTTTTAAATATCATAACTTCGGATTAAAAAATGAAGCTAAACTAAAAACAGCTTTTGAAAACGAACTGTTTAACATCCGAAAAATGGGTGATTGGATGTGGAACGAAAACAATCAATTTAAAACAAGAGATTTAATTTATTTTATAGGCGCAAGAATTGCAGAAGCCAATTTTAACAAAGCTTCTGATAAAAATGCAGCGATTAAAGAAATGATTGAATTGGATTATAATAATGATACTGAGATTGAGGAATATGTAAATAGTTCAGGTTATTTCTCTAAAACTTTAAAAGATTTAGAACAACAATTTGAAGAAAGCAGACCCACTGTAACAGCGATCAATCAGTTTGAAAATGGAAGCCAAAATGTGCCTGCTGCTTTAACTGAAATTACACTTTCTTTCTCTGAAAAAATGGATAGCAATATAAAATCGACTGGTTTTGGAACCTTAGGCAAAAATGGTTTTCCTGAAGTTTCAAGCATCGATTTTGCAGAAGATGGACTTTCTATTACCTATAAAGTAAGCTTAAAACCGAATAAAAGATACCAAATTTTATTAGAAAATGGCTACAGAACAGAAAATGAAATCCCTTTACAACCTTTTTTAATTGATTTTAAAACTGGGAAATAG
- a CDS encoding DUF4435 domain-containing protein has translation MKITLPTKKGNPNTNPEIEFEQIVVIGANGSGKTRFGSNIEERYNNKTHRISAQKSLSLPNYVGTKSKEVAYSEFRYGGWNADNPEWNRNHGWKNQRWSNNLNTSLLNDYDKLMVLLHTEEYEQSLLYKETGGVKPNTKLDRIQSIFEAVLPHRKIIKKAGVIETYPTNGQISDAYNASEMSDGERVIFYMVGEVICSIENAIIVIDEPEMHIHKSLIKKLFDLIENERQDCVFVYLTHDIDFAFTRQNATKIWAKSYEGNSIWDYELLDENMPIPEQLYLDVLGSRKPVIFIEGDQSSIDYQLYEQVFYENTLKPLGSCDKVIQTVKAFNEQNSFHHIESNGIIDRDRRQNDDIIRLNSKQVWVLDVAEAENLLLIETVVKSIASHMGENPVQVFDQVKQNVIDFFSSQIENQILIHFQEQLRREMINASSFSKKEIGTVITEIDTSYSNIDKQNIFDKIKTEFEEILNNSDYEGILRVFNLKNAIIPESKVCSLIKLNNRESYLKLVITLLKKRNTISEEIANDIESKIIKNAT, from the coding sequence ATGAAAATAACATTACCAACTAAAAAGGGAAATCCAAATACTAACCCTGAAATTGAATTTGAACAAATTGTAGTCATTGGTGCAAACGGTTCAGGAAAGACAAGATTTGGTTCAAATATTGAAGAAAGATATAATAACAAAACACACAGAATATCAGCTCAAAAATCTTTATCACTACCCAATTATGTTGGTACCAAATCTAAAGAAGTTGCTTATTCCGAATTCAGATATGGAGGTTGGAATGCAGACAATCCAGAATGGAACCGAAATCACGGTTGGAAAAACCAACGATGGAGTAATAATTTAAATACATCTTTATTAAATGATTACGATAAGCTTATGGTTCTATTACATACCGAAGAATATGAGCAATCGTTACTTTATAAGGAAACTGGAGGTGTAAAACCAAACACTAAACTTGATAGAATTCAATCAATTTTTGAAGCTGTCCTACCTCATAGGAAAATCATAAAAAAAGCTGGTGTAATAGAAACTTATCCAACAAACGGACAAATATCAGATGCTTATAACGCTTCCGAAATGAGTGACGGAGAAAGAGTAATTTTTTATATGGTTGGAGAAGTAATATGTTCAATAGAAAATGCCATTATCGTAATAGACGAACCCGAAATGCATATTCACAAGTCTTTAATTAAAAAATTATTTGATTTAATTGAAAACGAAAGACAAGATTGCGTATTTGTTTATTTAACACACGATATAGATTTTGCTTTTACAAGACAAAATGCTACTAAAATTTGGGCAAAATCCTACGAAGGAAATTCTATTTGGGATTATGAATTATTAGACGAGAATATGCCTATTCCAGAACAACTATACTTGGATGTTTTGGGAAGTAGAAAACCCGTAATTTTTATCGAAGGTGACCAAAGTAGTATTGATTATCAGTTATATGAGCAAGTTTTTTATGAAAACACACTAAAACCATTAGGAAGCTGTGACAAAGTAATACAAACAGTTAAGGCATTTAACGAACAAAATAGTTTTCATCATATTGAATCTAATGGTATTATTGACAGAGATAGACGGCAAAACGATGATATTATTAGATTAAATTCTAAACAAGTTTGGGTACTTGACGTTGCAGAAGCGGAAAACCTACTCTTGATTGAAACAGTTGTCAAATCAATAGCATCACATATGGGAGAAAATCCTGTACAAGTTTTTGACCAAGTAAAACAAAACGTAATAGATTTTTTTTCATCTCAAATAGAAAATCAGATTCTTATCCATTTTCAAGAACAATTGAGACGAGAGATGATTAATGCTTCGAGTTTCAGTAAAAAAGAAATAGGCACTGTAATAACTGAAATTGACACATCTTACTCAAATATTGACAAGCAAAATATTTTTGATAAAATCAAGACCGAATTTGAGGAAATTTTAAATAATTCGGATTATGAAGGTATACTACGAGTATTCAACCTTAAAAATGCAATCATTCCTGAATCAAAAGTCTGTTCTTTAATTAAATTAAACAATAGAGAATCATATTTGAAATTGGTTATTACACTACTAAAAAAACGTAATACAATAAGTGAGGAAATAGCAAATGATATTGAAAGTAAAATAATAAAAAACGCCACATAA
- a CDS encoding tol-pal system YbgF family protein, which translates to MATYKKKYKPEGKKEEQTAQEMESTTAEVFNTLDETASKSEQWIEKNSKVLFGSLVAIVLVFVGYLAYNNFVVEPNELEASNELAFPRKYFDEAATAGSGIDSLLTLGLEGADGRYGFLDIADVYSGTDAGNLANYYAGVSYLQMKNYEKAIEYLEKFNSDDEMLGPVSLGAIGDAFSDINQQEDALEYYEKAANKKTNEFTTPLFLYKAGQTAMLLEKYGKAEELFSKIKENYPTSDQGKDVEKFINAAKYAKK; encoded by the coding sequence ATGGCAACATACAAGAAAAAATACAAACCAGAAGGTAAAAAAGAAGAACAAACTGCACAAGAAATGGAAAGCACAACAGCTGAGGTTTTTAACACTTTAGATGAAACTGCTTCTAAATCTGAACAATGGATTGAGAAAAACAGTAAAGTTTTATTTGGTAGTTTGGTAGCAATTGTTTTGGTTTTTGTAGGCTATTTAGCATATAATAATTTTGTTGTTGAACCTAATGAATTAGAAGCTTCTAACGAATTGGCGTTTCCAAGAAAATATTTTGATGAAGCTGCAACTGCTGGTTCAGGTATCGATTCTTTATTAACGTTAGGTTTAGAAGGTGCAGATGGTAGATATGGTTTTTTAGATATTGCAGATGTTTATAGTGGAACTGATGCAGGAAACTTAGCAAATTATTACGCTGGTGTTTCTTACTTACAAATGAAAAACTACGAAAAAGCAATTGAATATTTAGAAAAATTTAATTCTGACGACGAAATGTTAGGTCCAGTTTCTTTAGGTGCTATTGGTGATGCTTTTTCTGACATCAATCAACAAGAGGATGCTTTAGAATACTATGAGAAAGCAGCAAATAAAAAAACAAACGAATTTACGACACCATTATTTTTATACAAAGCAGGACAAACTGCAATGCTATTAGAAAAATATGGTAAAGCAGAAGAATTATTCTCGAAGATAAAAGAAAACTACCCAACATCTGACCAAGGTAAAGATGTGGAGAAATTTATCAACGCAGCAAAATATGCTAAAAAATAA
- the gldI gene encoding gliding motility-associated peptidyl-prolyl isomerase GldI gives MKYSFLFLLIILCVSCSKVTPRKPINPKPSTTFYFETMKQNKILNKLEDEKILSLIENDSTNVYLQSSNGFWYTYIHKIEEDLPTPEKGNEVVLEYNITALNDSIIYSKDALGVKNYRVDEEDFISALQKGIKLMKIGETITFVIPSYSAFGITGDNNKIGINQSIKSTVTLINIK, from the coding sequence ATGAAATATAGTTTTTTATTTTTATTGATAATCTTGTGTGTTTCTTGTTCTAAAGTAACACCTAGAAAACCTATCAACCCAAAACCATCGACTACTTTTTATTTTGAAACCATGAAACAAAATAAAATTTTAAATAAATTGGAAGATGAAAAAATTCTAAGTTTGATAGAAAACGATAGTACAAATGTGTATTTGCAGTCTTCAAATGGTTTTTGGTACACATACATTCATAAAATTGAAGAAGATTTACCAACTCCAGAAAAAGGAAATGAGGTTGTTTTAGAATACAATATTACAGCTTTAAATGACAGCATAATTTATAGTAAAGATGCATTAGGAGTAAAAAATTATAGAGTAGATGAAGAAGATTTTATTTCTGCTTTACAAAAAGGAATAAAGTTGATGAAAATAGGAGAAACTATTACCTTTGTCATTCCTTCTTATAGTGCTTTTGGCATTACAGGAGATAACAATAAAATTGGAATAAACCAATCAATAAAAAGTACAGTAACATTAATAAACATTAAATAA
- a CDS encoding DNA replication/repair protein RecF produces MYLQKISVVNFKNIALQTFDFQEKINCFVGFNGVGKTNVLDAIYYLSFTKSYFNAVAIQNIKHGESFFMIEGDYLLNDRNEKIVCSLKKGQKKVLKRNDKAYSKFSEHIGQFPLVIISPADRDLVTEGSDTRRKFIDGVISQQNKTYLQDLISYSKVLSQRNALLKYFAANRTFDALNLSVYNEQLSEYGTRIYKVRKDFLEQFIPIFNEKYQIISGDKEQVNLNYKSQLHDFEMTDLLKKSLEKDKILQYTTSGIHKDDLSFEIGEYPIKKFGSQGQQKSYLIALKLAQFEFIKQQSNVLPILLLDDIFDKLDENRVSQIIDLVNNDEFGQIFITDTHADRTENILKQGTKEYQIFKL; encoded by the coding sequence ATGTATTTACAAAAAATTTCAGTAGTTAATTTTAAAAATATTGCCTTGCAAACGTTTGATTTTCAAGAGAAAATAAATTGTTTTGTTGGGTTTAATGGTGTTGGTAAAACCAATGTTTTAGATGCCATTTATTACCTTTCTTTTACAAAAAGTTACTTTAATGCTGTCGCAATTCAGAATATAAAGCATGGAGAAAGTTTTTTTATGATTGAAGGAGATTATCTTTTAAATGATAGAAATGAAAAAATTGTTTGCAGTTTAAAAAAAGGTCAGAAGAAAGTTTTAAAGAGAAATGACAAAGCCTATAGTAAGTTTTCAGAACATATTGGTCAGTTTCCTTTGGTGATCATTTCTCCAGCAGATAGAGATTTGGTTACAGAAGGCAGTGATACCAGAAGAAAATTTATTGATGGTGTAATTTCTCAACAAAATAAAACGTATTTACAAGATTTAATTTCTTACAGCAAAGTACTTTCTCAAAGAAATGCATTGTTAAAATATTTTGCAGCCAATCGAACTTTTGATGCTTTAAATTTGAGTGTATATAATGAACAACTTTCTGAATATGGAACTCGTATTTATAAGGTTAGGAAAGATTTTTTAGAACAATTTATACCGATTTTTAATGAAAAATATCAAATAATTTCTGGTGATAAAGAACAAGTGAACTTAAACTATAAAAGTCAGTTGCATGATTTTGAAATGACAGATTTACTGAAAAAATCACTAGAAAAAGATAAAATTCTACAATACACCACTTCAGGAATTCATAAAGACGATTTAAGTTTTGAGATTGGCGAATATCCTATTAAAAAGTTTGGTTCTCAAGGTCAGCAAAAATCGTATTTAATAGCGTTAAAATTGGCGCAGTTCGAGTTTATCAAACAACAATCAAATGTTTTACCTATTTTATTATTAGATGATATTTTTGATAAGTTAGATGAAAATAGAGTTTCGCAAATTATTGATTTGGTAAATAATGATGAGTTTGGACAGATTTTTATTACAGATACACATGCAGATAGAACTGAAAATATTTTAAAACAAGGAACTAAAGAATATCAGATTTTTAAGCTTTAA